From the Vibrio ziniensis genome, the window TTTCCAGGTTTGAAGAGTATGCTGTCGGGAATGCCTATTTTGCCAATGTCATGCAGCGGGCTAAACAGATAAAGGTGTTCTATAAATTCATCGCTGAACTGGAATTCCTCAGCAATCTCTTTAGCTATCATACGAGAAAGTAAAGCCATGCGATTAAGATGTCTTCCTGTTTCGAAATCCCTGAGGTGAGCGAAATCACTTGCAGCTTGTGCGGTGGCTAAGAGCGCCTGAACGGTCGATATCTCGCTAGATATGGTTAGAGTAATAAGCTTGGTGAGTAACACTAAATCTCTTTGTGTTTGATCATCAAAATAACCTTCTTCTTCGCTGTCAATAAATATGAAACCGATAAAGTGGTTGTTTGATATCATAGGGATGGTAAGGGAAGAGCGGTATTTTTGTTCCAGTAGCCAGTCAGAATGAGCAGTACCAGTATCTAACTCATCTTCAATCTTATCTATGACTCGGCATTTGCCGCTCTCTTTAAGCTTTTGCAACTGGTAGCTTTTACTCAGCTCATATTCATAGCGGCTAATGGCATGTCCCGTATGGGTGCTGTTGATGAATGTTTTTAGCAGGTCAGTTTTGGGGTCATAGAGTGCACAGGCTATACGACAAACGCCAGGAGAACGTTCTAGAATGCTGTCATGAAGTTCTTTAAGTCGTTCAGTTAATGAATTCTCAATATTGCTTAACGGTACATGTAAGATGCTTGCCATTTCATATCCCCCCACTTTTTAAATCATTTTAGCTAATTATAAATGGCATTTTATGAAGCGTTTCAAAATCTTAACTATTGGGTAAGTTTCGTGAGTTTGAGCACATGCTGTAGTCTGTATCCAAAACAGCAATATTGATTTCATATGTGTTTATAATGGCTCATTCCTTTTAAGC encodes:
- a CDS encoding HD domain-containing phosphohydrolase gives rise to the protein MGGYEMASILHVPLSNIENSLTERLKELHDSILERSPGVCRIACALYDPKTDLLKTFINSTHTGHAISRYEYELSKSYQLQKLKESGKCRVIDKIEDELDTGTAHSDWLLEQKYRSSLTIPMISNNHFIGFIFIDSEEEGYFDDQTQRDLVLLTKLITLTISSEISTVQALLATAQAASDFAHLRDFETGRHLNRMALLSRMIAKEIAEEFQFSDEFIEHLYLFSPLHDIGKIGIPDSILFKPGKLTEEEFEIMKGHVDKGVQIIAKVLDDYKLSHLSDSQLMLNIVACHHEYINGTGYPKGLAGDEIPIEARIVTVADIFDALTSKRPYKEAMPIDESIKGLEVLVEIGKLDPICVNALIKNLDQASDIVTRYKDD